One window from the genome of Chroococcidiopsis sp. TS-821 encodes:
- a CDS encoding phycobilisome rod-core linker polypeptide — translation MSVKASGGSSVARPQLYQTLAVATISQAEQQDRFLERGELNELASYFASGTKRLQIAETLTQNSALIVSRAANRIFVGGSPMAYLEKPREPEMATVGAKEAAQDAARLGNITYVESRGGFLEGLRSLFSASPSGPTPPGFRPINVARYGPSNMQKSLRDLSWFLRYVTYAIVAGDPNIIAVNTRGLREIIENACSGEATIVALQEMRQAAISYFRRDQEATDIVSQYMDVLITEFKAPTPSNKLRQTNSPDKQGLQLPQIYFNAAERRQKFVMKPGLSATEKQDVVKAAYRQIFERDITRAYSQSISYLESQVKNGDISMKEFIRRLGKSPLYRKQFYEPFINSRVVELAFRHFLGRGPSSREELQEYFSIISQGGLPALVDALVDSQEYSDYFGEETVPYIRGLGQEAQECRNWGAQQDLLNYSAPFRKVPQFITLFADYNQPLPDQHPYGSGNDPLEIQFGAIFPKETRNPSTRPAPFGKDTKRILIHQGPAINNQNSNPKARGEFPGSLGPKVFRLDQLPGVGSRRAPTGSSVKFSESSTQAVIRAAYLQVFGRDVYEGQRLKVAEIKLENGEISVREFIRQLAKSDLFRSLYWTPLYVTKAIEYIHRRLLGRPTYGRQETNKYFDICAKKGFYALIDAILDSPEYSETFGEDTVPYERYLTPAGVALRSLRVSSIPEDIVSAKVETEEVPRFVELGTVSETRSEPNIQFRVNQGVSRQREQTKVFKLGSNADKNDVQTIIRAAYRQIFERDIEPYIAENEFTALESRLGNGEITVKEFIEGLGGSKLYIKEFYTPYPNTKVIELGTKHFLGRAPKDQGEIRKYNQILASQGIRGFVSAMVNSMEYLQVFGEDTVPYRRFPTLPAANFPNTEKLYNQLTKQNDDLVVPSFEPVKPRMDAAKMPLTAKAIADAAAKARQMDRTRPLFIELGRSFNDGRGQSVEVGVGTTRRRPARIYRATQGTSAAEMALVVDAIYAQVMDLFSGQVPASLRRPDLDSKLKNGEISVREFVRTLASSEVYVRRFYTPYPNTKVIEFLFRHLLGRAPATQQEIRQYNKLLADGGLKAAVDAMVDSAEYAQYFGEDVVPYRRYPSLPAGNYLGSVKAAADLVKQSWSDLSPSVLNRL, via the coding sequence ATGAGTGTTAAAGCAAGTGGTGGAAGCTCGGTTGCACGCCCGCAACTATATCAAACACTAGCCGTCGCCACAATTTCCCAAGCGGAACAACAAGACCGCTTTTTGGAACGCGGCGAACTAAATGAATTAGCCAGTTATTTTGCATCGGGTACAAAACGATTACAAATTGCTGAAACTCTGACCCAGAATTCAGCATTGATTGTGTCTCGCGCTGCTAACCGCATCTTTGTGGGAGGTTCGCCAATGGCGTATCTCGAAAAACCACGCGAGCCAGAAATGGCAACGGTAGGTGCGAAAGAAGCAGCACAAGATGCCGCGCGATTAGGGAACATCACGTACGTAGAAAGTCGGGGTGGATTTTTAGAAGGACTGCGATCGCTCTTTAGTGCTTCGCCGAGTGGTCCTACCCCGCCAGGATTTCGTCCGATCAACGTGGCGCGCTATGGTCCGAGCAACATGCAAAAGTCGCTACGCGACTTGTCGTGGTTTTTGCGCTATGTGACTTATGCGATCGTGGCTGGCGATCCAAATATTATCGCGGTGAATACGCGTGGATTGCGCGAGATTATTGAAAATGCCTGTTCTGGAGAAGCGACAATAGTTGCTTTACAAGAAATGCGGCAAGCTGCAATCTCTTACTTCCGTAGAGACCAAGAAGCAACGGACATTGTGTCCCAGTACATGGATGTCTTAATTACTGAATTCAAAGCTCCAACACCATCAAATAAACTACGCCAAACTAATTCGCCAGATAAGCAAGGCTTACAGCTACCACAAATTTACTTTAACGCAGCAGAAAGACGGCAAAAATTTGTCATGAAGCCCGGTCTTTCTGCAACTGAAAAGCAAGACGTTGTTAAAGCAGCCTACAGGCAAATTTTCGAGCGCGATATTACTCGTGCTTACAGCCAGTCAATTTCTTATCTGGAATCTCAAGTGAAAAACGGCGATATCTCAATGAAAGAGTTTATTCGCCGCTTGGGTAAGTCACCACTGTATCGCAAACAGTTCTACGAACCATTTATTAACAGCCGAGTCGTTGAATTAGCTTTTCGCCACTTCTTGGGTCGCGGTCCATCAAGTCGCGAAGAACTACAAGAATACTTCTCGATTATTTCGCAAGGCGGTTTACCAGCTTTAGTTGATGCCTTAGTAGACTCTCAAGAATACTCCGACTACTTTGGTGAAGAAACCGTTCCTTATATTCGCGGTCTCGGTCAAGAAGCACAAGAATGCCGCAACTGGGGGGCACAGCAAGACCTCTTAAACTACAGCGCGCCGTTCCGCAAAGTACCGCAGTTCATTACGCTGTTTGCTGATTACAACCAACCTTTACCTGACCAACATCCCTACGGTTCAGGTAACGATCCGTTAGAAATTCAGTTCGGTGCGATCTTTCCAAAAGAAACTCGCAACCCCAGCACGCGACCGGCTCCTTTTGGTAAAGATACGAAGCGGATCTTAATTCACCAAGGACCCGCAATTAATAATCAAAACAGCAATCCAAAAGCGCGAGGAGAGTTTCCTGGAAGTCTTGGACCGAAAGTTTTCCGTCTCGACCAGTTACCTGGCGTTGGTAGCAGAAGAGCACCAACAGGTTCAAGTGTTAAATTCTCAGAAAGTTCGACACAAGCTGTCATTCGCGCTGCGTATCTGCAAGTGTTTGGTCGCGATGTCTACGAAGGACAGCGGCTGAAGGTCGCAGAAATCAAGCTAGAAAACGGTGAAATTAGCGTTCGCGAATTTATTCGTCAGCTAGCCAAATCAGATTTATTCCGTAGTTTGTATTGGACTCCTTTGTATGTAACAAAGGCGATCGAATACATCCATCGGCGGTTGCTGGGTCGTCCTACGTACGGCAGACAAGAAACAAACAAATACTTTGATATTTGTGCCAAGAAAGGTTTCTACGCGCTGATCGACGCCATTTTGGATAGTCCAGAGTATAGCGAAACTTTTGGTGAAGATACGGTTCCTTACGAGCGTTATTTGACGCCTGCAGGTGTTGCTTTGCGATCGCTGCGCGTCAGTAGTATCCCCGAAGATATTGTCAGTGCCAAAGTCGAAACAGAAGAAGTGCCGCGCTTTGTCGAATTGGGTACAGTTAGCGAGACTCGCTCGGAACCTAATATTCAATTCCGCGTGAATCAAGGTGTTTCGCGCCAACGCGAGCAAACCAAAGTCTTCAAGCTGGGCAGCAACGCGGATAAAAATGACGTTCAAACCATTATTCGGGCTGCATACCGTCAAATCTTTGAGCGTGACATTGAACCGTACATCGCTGAGAACGAATTTACAGCACTAGAAAGTCGTCTTGGCAACGGTGAAATTACAGTTAAAGAGTTTATTGAAGGATTGGGTGGTTCTAAGCTCTATATCAAAGAGTTTTACACGCCGTACCCAAACACAAAAGTCATTGAGCTAGGAACAAAGCACTTCTTAGGTCGTGCGCCGAAAGACCAGGGAGAAATTCGCAAATATAACCAGATTCTAGCTTCGCAAGGGATTCGTGGCTTTGTCAGCGCGATGGTTAATAGTATGGAGTATCTCCAAGTGTTTGGGGAAGATACTGTGCCATACCGCCGCTTCCCGACGCTACCAGCAGCGAACTTCCCGAATACAGAGAAGCTTTACAATCAGCTGACGAAGCAAAATGATGACTTGGTTGTCCCAAGTTTCGAACCGGTCAAGCCAAGAATGGATGCAGCGAAAATGCCTTTGACTGCAAAGGCGATCGCAGACGCGGCAGCAAAAGCCCGACAAATGGACCGCACTCGTCCGCTCTTTATCGAACTTGGTCGTTCGTTTAATGACGGTCGCGGGCAATCGGTCGAAGTTGGTGTAGGCACAACTCGTCGCCGACCCGCACGCATTTACCGTGCGACTCAAGGTACCAGCGCTGCAGAAATGGCGCTAGTCGTTGATGCGATTTACGCGCAAGTTATGGATCTGTTCAGCGGTCAAGTTCCTGCAAGTCTAAGGCGTCCTGATTTAGATAGCAAGCTCAAAAATGGCGAGATTTCAGTACGCGAATTTGTCCGCACACTGGCAAGTTCAGAGGTTTATGTACGGCGCTTCTATACGCCATACCCCAATACTAAGGTGATTGAATTTTTATTCCGTCATCTCTTGGGTCGGGCACCCGCGACACAGCAAGAGATTCGTCAATACAACAAGCTGTTAGCTGATGGTGGCTTGAAAGCAGCCGTTGACGCGATGGTCGATAGTGCTGAGTATGCTCAATACTTTGGCGAAGATGTCGTTCCCTATCGTCGCTATCCGTCTTTACCTGCAGGTAACTACTTGGGTAGCGTGAAGGCAGCAGCAGACCTTGTTAAACAATCTTGGTCTGATTTGTCTCCTTCGGTTTTAAACCGCCTCTAA
- a CDS encoding bifunctional 2-polyprenyl-6-hydroxyphenol methylase/3-demethylubiquinol 3-O-methyltransferase UbiG: MDRDISSAVQRLYDTYPFPPEPLLDSPPPGYNWRWNWTAAYNFCTGQKPDKQDIRILDAGCGTGVGTEYLVHLNPRAAVVGIDLSSGALAVARDRCARSGTDRRVEFHHLSLYDVAQLSGEFDFINCVGVLHHLEDPIRGIQALAAKLAPGGIMHVFVYGELGRWEIQLMQKAIALLQHQGDYQDGVYIGRKIFAALPDNNRLVKREKERWSLENQRDANFADMYVHPQEIDYNIETLFELIDASGLDFLGFSNPSYWQLERLVGKEPTLMQRAKGLSDRARYRLIELLDPEGATHYEFFLGRPPLPKADWSNDETLLAAIPERHPCIEGWASRCLFNYDYQIVNLSEAEFEFLQACDANAQQKTVSEILSQVKLELASARSLLKSGLIILNPS; this comes from the coding sequence ATGGATCGAGACATCAGTTCTGCCGTGCAGCGGCTATACGACACGTATCCTTTTCCTCCAGAACCGCTTTTAGATAGCCCACCGCCTGGGTATAACTGGCGCTGGAATTGGACGGCAGCATACAATTTTTGTACAGGTCAAAAACCTGACAAGCAAGATATCCGCATTCTTGATGCAGGATGCGGTACAGGAGTAGGCACTGAGTATCTAGTGCACCTCAATCCTAGAGCTGCAGTTGTCGGGATTGATTTAAGTTCCGGCGCATTAGCTGTAGCGCGCGATCGCTGCGCGCGATCTGGTACCGACCGTCGCGTCGAATTTCATCATCTCAGCTTGTATGACGTCGCCCAGCTTTCAGGAGAGTTTGATTTCATTAACTGTGTAGGAGTATTGCACCATCTCGAAGATCCGATTCGAGGTATTCAAGCATTAGCCGCTAAACTCGCTCCTGGCGGTATAATGCACGTTTTTGTTTATGGAGAATTAGGGCGTTGGGAAATTCAGTTAATGCAAAAAGCGATCGCGCTTCTCCAACACCAAGGTGATTACCAAGATGGCGTCTATATCGGACGAAAAATCTTTGCTGCTCTGCCAGACAATAATCGCCTTGTCAAACGCGAAAAAGAACGCTGGTCGCTAGAAAATCAGCGCGATGCAAATTTTGCGGATATGTACGTTCATCCTCAAGAAATTGACTACAATATCGAGACACTTTTTGAATTGATTGACGCTTCGGGTTTGGACTTTTTAGGTTTTTCCAATCCGAGTTATTGGCAATTAGAACGACTCGTAGGAAAAGAGCCAACGCTGATGCAACGTGCAAAAGGTTTAAGCGATCGCGCCCGATATCGATTGATCGAATTGCTAGATCCTGAAGGCGCAACACACTACGAATTCTTTCTAGGGCGTCCTCCCTTACCTAAAGCCGACTGGTCAAACGATGAAACGCTACTTGCCGCTATTCCCGAACGTCATCCATGTATCGAAGGATGGGCAAGCCGTTGTTTATTCAACTACGACTACCAAATTGTGAACTTATCCGAAGCAGAATTTGAATTTCTGCAAGCTTGTGACGCCAATGCCCAACAAAAAACGGTAAGCGAGATTTTGTCTCAAGTCAAGCTAGAGTTAGCTAGCGCGCGATCGCTCTTGAAGTCTGGACTAATTATCTTAAACCCGAGTTAA
- a CDS encoding ATP synthase subunit I, translating into MNLANNSSEPAPSQGDLPTGFAASKPSNSMQEFYQLSQELLLWTVALTGIIFVFVWIFYSLNIALNYLIGACTGVVYLRMLARDVERLGGEKKQLSKTRLALLIGLILLASRWNQLQILPIFLGFLTYKASLIVYVLRTTFVSGSRKVGQS; encoded by the coding sequence GTGAACTTGGCAAACAACTCCTCAGAACCCGCACCTTCTCAGGGAGATCTCCCTACTGGTTTTGCTGCGTCAAAACCAAGCAACTCGATGCAAGAGTTTTATCAACTTTCACAAGAGTTGCTACTTTGGACTGTGGCATTGACAGGGATTATCTTTGTCTTTGTCTGGATATTTTATTCCCTCAACATTGCCTTGAACTATCTGATCGGGGCATGTACTGGTGTGGTTTACTTGAGGATGTTAGCAAGAGATGTAGAGCGACTAGGCGGAGAAAAAAAGCAGTTGAGTAAAACTCGGTTAGCTTTACTAATTGGGTTAATTCTACTGGCAAGCCGGTGGAATCAACTGCAAATTTTGCCTATATTTTTAGGTTTTCTCACCTACAAAGCTTCGCTGATCGTCTACGTACTACGGACGACATTTGTCTCTGGCTCTCGCAAAGTCGGGCAATCCTAG
- the atpB gene encoding F0F1 ATP synthase subunit A, which yields MLNILHVVNFAHLAELEVGKHLYWQIGNLKVHGQVFLTSWFVIAVLVIVSFAATRNINRIPRGLQNFMEYALEFIRDLAKNQIGEKEYRPWVPFVGTLFLFIFVSNWSGALVPFRLIHLPEGELAAPTSDINTTVALALLTSLAYFYAGFSKKGLGYFGNYVQPVPFMLPFKIIEDFTKPLSLSFRLFGNILADELVVGVLVLLVPLFVPLPVMALGLFTSAIQALIFATLAAAYIGEAMEDHGHGEEHGEHA from the coding sequence ATGCTAAATATTTTGCACGTCGTCAACTTCGCTCACCTCGCCGAATTAGAAGTAGGTAAACACCTTTACTGGCAAATTGGCAATCTCAAAGTTCACGGTCAGGTCTTTTTGACCTCATGGTTTGTGATTGCGGTGTTGGTAATTGTGTCATTTGCCGCTACAAGAAATATCAACCGAATCCCCCGCGGGCTACAGAACTTCATGGAGTATGCCCTAGAATTCATTCGGGATTTGGCAAAAAATCAAATCGGGGAAAAAGAGTATCGCCCGTGGGTGCCTTTTGTCGGCACTTTATTCTTGTTCATATTTGTGTCAAATTGGTCAGGTGCGCTTGTTCCTTTCCGGCTGATTCACTTACCCGAAGGCGAACTTGCCGCTCCCACCAGTGACATTAATACCACGGTGGCACTAGCTTTGCTGACATCCTTAGCATATTTCTACGCGGGATTCAGCAAAAAAGGGTTGGGATACTTTGGTAACTACGTGCAGCCTGTACCTTTTATGCTGCCGTTTAAAATTATCGAAGATTTTACCAAGCCCCTCTCCCTGAGCTTCCGATTGTTTGGTAACATCCTCGCGGATGAATTAGTCGTGGGAGTGCTGGTGTTACTCGTACCGCTGTTTGTTCCCTTGCCAGTAATGGCATTAGGTCTATTTACTAGTGCGATTCAGGCGCTGATCTTTGCTACGCTTGCCGCAGCTTACATCGGAGAAGCGATGGAAGACCACGGGCATGGTGAAGAACACGGGGAACACGCATAA
- the atpE gene encoding ATP synthase F0 subunit C — protein sequence MDPLISAASVLAAALAVGLAAIGPGIGQGNAAGQAVEGIARQPEAEGKIRGTLLLSLAFMEALTIYGLVVALVLLFANPFS from the coding sequence ATGGATCCATTGATTTCTGCTGCTTCAGTTCTAGCTGCTGCTCTTGCTGTCGGGTTAGCTGCTATTGGTCCTGGAATTGGTCAAGGAAATGCAGCAGGTCAGGCTGTAGAAGGAATTGCACGTCAACCAGAAGCAGAAGGCAAAATTCGCGGTACGCTGCTGCTGAGCTTGGCATTCATGGAAGCGTTGACGATTTACGGTCTGGTTGTTGCCCTTGTATTATTATTTGCTAACCCATTCTCGTAA
- a CDS encoding F0F1 ATP synthase subunit B', producing the protein MTHSIILLAAETAGREGGLFDIDATLPLMAIQFLFLVLILNVTFYKPLSKAIDERDEYIRKNQLDARERLSKAEQLAAQYEQELATARRQSQQIIADAQAEAEKVAAEKIAAAQREAQAQREQAAQEIEQQKQEALASLEQQVDALSQQIMEKLLGTQLVSQR; encoded by the coding sequence ATGACACATTCAATAATCTTACTCGCAGCAGAAACAGCAGGTAGAGAAGGCGGGCTATTTGATATCGACGCTACCCTGCCTTTGATGGCCATACAGTTTCTATTTTTGGTTTTGATTCTGAACGTGACTTTTTACAAGCCACTGAGCAAAGCAATTGACGAGCGGGACGAGTATATCCGTAAAAATCAATTGGATGCGCGAGAGCGCTTGTCAAAAGCTGAGCAACTAGCTGCACAATACGAGCAAGAACTCGCAACAGCCCGCCGACAGTCGCAACAAATCATCGCCGATGCTCAAGCAGAAGCTGAGAAAGTTGCCGCCGAAAAAATAGCAGCGGCACAACGCGAAGCACAAGCCCAGCGAGAACAAGCGGCTCAAGAGATCGAACAGCAAAAGCAAGAAGCCCTAGCATCGCTAGAGCAACAAGTTGACGCTTTGAGTCAACAAATTATGGAAAAACTGCTAGGGACGCAGCTTGTAAGTCAGCGTTAG
- a CDS encoding F0F1 ATP synthase subunit B has protein sequence METFLLLMAEASAVNAELAEGNHGFGLNFNILETNLINLAIIIGVLFFFGRKVVGKTLSDRRERIETAIVSAQKRAADAKAALEEQQQKLAQAQAEAEKIRKNAQENARIAREKILATAATDIERMKETASQDLNAERDRAIAQLRQRVVAMALEKVESQLKTGVDSETQQKLIDRSIALLGGRL, from the coding sequence ATGGAAACTTTTTTATTGTTGATGGCAGAAGCCAGCGCTGTGAATGCTGAATTGGCAGAAGGGAATCACGGTTTTGGGTTGAATTTCAATATTCTAGAAACAAACCTAATTAACCTGGCGATCATTATCGGCGTGCTGTTTTTCTTTGGGCGGAAAGTAGTCGGAAAAACGCTCAGCGATCGCCGCGAACGCATTGAAACCGCAATTGTCAGCGCGCAAAAGCGTGCAGCCGATGCCAAAGCAGCACTAGAAGAACAACAACAAAAGCTGGCTCAGGCACAAGCGGAAGCCGAAAAAATCCGCAAGAATGCCCAAGAAAACGCCAGAATTGCTAGAGAAAAAATCTTGGCAACCGCAGCAACTGATATTGAACGCATGAAAGAAACCGCAAGTCAAGACTTGAATGCGGAACGCGATCGCGCGATCGCCCAGTTGCGTCAACGAGTAGTCGCAATGGCACTGGAAAAAGTCGAATCCCAGTTAAAAACTGGTGTAGACAGTGAAACGCAGCAAAAGTTAATTGACCGCAGTATCGCGCTGTTGGGAGGTCGTTTATGA
- the atpH gene encoding ATP synthase F1 subunit delta: MKGGATTQIVEPYAQALMSVARKNNLTEQFGNDIRALLNILENSEQLRNFLANPFVRAEDKKAVLQRVVGEEINPYLRNFLMLLVDRKRILLLEDICQQFLAILRQLNQTVLAEVTSAVELTEEQQQAVREKVIAMTNAREVELNIKIDPDLIGGVIIKVGSQVFDASIRGQLRRLSLRLSGSA, translated from the coding sequence ATGAAAGGTGGCGCCACAACCCAAATCGTTGAGCCATATGCTCAGGCGCTCATGTCGGTTGCCCGTAAAAACAATTTGACTGAACAATTTGGTAACGACATACGCGCTTTACTCAACATTTTAGAGAATTCTGAGCAACTGCGTAACTTCTTAGCAAATCCATTTGTGAGAGCTGAGGATAAAAAAGCCGTATTGCAGCGCGTAGTTGGTGAAGAAATCAACCCGTATTTACGGAACTTCCTCATGCTGCTAGTAGACCGCAAAAGAATTCTTTTGTTAGAAGACATTTGCCAGCAGTTTTTGGCAATTCTCCGACAGTTAAATCAAACAGTTCTAGCCGAAGTGACTTCCGCAGTAGAGTTGACGGAAGAACAGCAACAAGCCGTTCGCGAGAAAGTCATTGCTATGACGAACGCGCGTGAAGTCGAATTGAACATCAAAATCGATCCTGATTTGATTGGTGGTGTCATCATTAAAGTAGGCTCTCAAGTCTTTGATGCGAGTATCCGCGGTCAACTACGTCGCCTTTCCCTACGTCTGAGCGGTAGTGCCTAA
- the atpA gene encoding F0F1 ATP synthase subunit alpha: protein MISIRPDEISSIIQQQIEQYDQEVKVANVGTVLQVGDGIARIYGLEKAMAGELLEFEDGTVGVALNLEEDNVGAVLIGEGREIQEGSSVTATGKIAQVPVGEAMIGRVVDALGRPIDGKGDIQTSESRLIESPAPGIVDRRSVYEPLQTGITAIDAMIPIGRGQRELIIGDRQTGKTAIAVDTILNQKGGDVICVYVAIGQKASTVANVVNVLQERGAMEYTIVVAANANDPAPLQWLAPYVGASMAEYFMYKGRATLVIYDDLSKQAQAYRQMSLLLRRPPGREAYPGDVFYLHSRLLERAAKLNDELGGGSMTALPIIETQAGDVSAYIPTNVISITDGQIFLSADLFNSGIRPAINPGISVSRVGSAAQTKAMKKVAGKLKLELAQFDDLQAFAQFASDLDKATQDQLARGERLRELLKQPQYSPLAVYEQVAILYAGINGYLDDIAADKVTSFTKGLREYLKTSKPQYGEIVQREKQLTDDAEKLLKEALTEYKQTFLAAV from the coding sequence ATGATCAGCATTAGACCTGACGAAATTAGCAGCATTATTCAACAGCAAATTGAGCAGTACGACCAAGAAGTTAAAGTTGCTAACGTTGGTACGGTACTGCAAGTAGGAGACGGAATTGCCCGAATCTATGGCTTGGAAAAAGCCATGGCAGGAGAACTTTTAGAATTTGAAGATGGAACCGTTGGCGTGGCGCTGAACCTTGAAGAAGATAACGTAGGTGCAGTGCTAATTGGCGAAGGTCGCGAGATTCAAGAAGGGAGTTCCGTAACTGCAACTGGCAAAATTGCTCAAGTACCTGTAGGTGAAGCGATGATCGGGCGCGTCGTCGATGCATTAGGTCGCCCAATCGATGGAAAAGGAGATATTCAAACTTCTGAAAGCCGCTTGATTGAATCTCCTGCACCAGGGATCGTCGACCGCCGTTCGGTTTATGAACCCTTACAAACAGGAATTACCGCGATCGATGCGATGATTCCCATCGGTCGAGGACAGCGCGAACTGATCATCGGCGATCGCCAAACCGGTAAAACCGCGATCGCTGTAGACACAATCCTTAACCAAAAAGGTGGCGACGTTATTTGCGTATACGTTGCGATCGGTCAGAAAGCTTCGACGGTAGCAAACGTCGTCAACGTGCTTCAAGAAAGAGGCGCGATGGAATACACGATCGTTGTTGCAGCAAATGCTAACGACCCAGCGCCATTACAGTGGCTAGCGCCGTATGTGGGAGCCAGTATGGCAGAGTACTTTATGTACAAAGGCAGAGCAACGCTCGTTATCTACGACGACCTTTCCAAGCAAGCTCAAGCTTATCGTCAAATGTCCTTACTCTTGCGCCGCCCGCCAGGTCGGGAAGCTTATCCAGGTGATGTCTTCTATCTCCACTCGCGCTTACTCGAAAGAGCCGCGAAACTCAATGATGAACTTGGTGGAGGTAGTATGACCGCGCTCCCAATTATTGAAACGCAAGCTGGCGACGTATCAGCCTACATTCCGACAAACGTTATTTCGATTACAGACGGGCAAATTTTCCTGTCTGCTGACTTGTTTAACTCAGGTATTCGTCCAGCAATTAACCCTGGAATTTCAGTATCGCGCGTAGGTTCTGCTGCTCAAACTAAAGCAATGAAGAAAGTTGCAGGTAAGCTAAAGCTCGAACTTGCGCAGTTTGACGACTTGCAAGCTTTTGCCCAGTTTGCCTCAGACTTAGATAAAGCAACACAAGACCAACTAGCCCGTGGTGAACGTTTGCGCGAACTGTTGAAACAGCCGCAGTACTCGCCACTAGCCGTGTACGAACAAGTCGCGATTCTTTATGCGGGGATCAACGGCTATCTTGATGATATTGCAGCGGATAAGGTTACAAGCTTTACCAAAGGTCTGCGCGAATATTTAAAAACAAGTAAGCCGCAATATGGCGAAATTGTTCAGAGAGAAAAGCAGTTGACCGATGATGCAGAAAAGCTACTCAAAGAAGCACTAACAGAGTACAAACAAACTTTCTTGGCAGCTGTCTAA
- a CDS encoding F0F1 ATP synthase subunit gamma — translation MANLKAIRDRIQSVKNTQKITEAMRLVAAARVRRAQEQVTATRPFADRLAQVLYNLQGRLRFEDVDLPLLKKREVQSVGLLVIAGDRGLCGSYNTNVIRRAENRAKELKAEGLDYKYVLVGRKAIQYFQRRDQPIDATYTGLEQIPTAAEASSIADELLSLFLSESVDRVELIYTKFVSLVSSRPVVQTLLPLDAQGLETADDEIFRLTTRGGEFEVERQKVSTTVRSFPRDMLFEQDPVQILDALLPLYLNNQLLRALQEAAASELAARMTAMNNASDNASELIDTLTLSYNKARQAAITQEILEVVGGAQALG, via the coding sequence ATGGCTAATCTAAAAGCAATTCGCGATCGCATTCAGTCGGTCAAGAATACTCAAAAAATTACAGAAGCCATGCGTCTCGTGGCAGCAGCGCGGGTACGTCGCGCACAAGAACAGGTAACGGCAACTCGTCCGTTCGCGGATCGTTTAGCACAAGTACTTTATAACCTACAAGGTCGGTTGCGCTTTGAAGATGTAGATTTACCGCTATTAAAAAAACGTGAAGTTCAATCAGTAGGACTATTAGTGATTGCAGGCGATCGCGGCTTGTGTGGTTCCTATAACACAAACGTTATTCGCCGTGCTGAAAATCGCGCCAAAGAACTTAAAGCCGAAGGTTTGGACTACAAATACGTTTTAGTTGGACGTAAAGCGATTCAATACTTCCAACGACGCGACCAACCGATTGACGCAACCTACACAGGCTTAGAGCAAATTCCCACTGCTGCAGAGGCTTCGAGCATTGCCGATGAACTGCTTTCCCTCTTCTTATCTGAGAGTGTAGACCGCGTTGAGCTAATCTATACTAAATTTGTTTCCTTAGTCAGTTCTAGACCAGTAGTACAAACATTACTACCACTCGATGCGCAAGGCTTAGAAACCGCAGATGACGAAATCTTCCGTTTAACCACGCGCGGCGGTGAATTTGAGGTAGAACGCCAAAAAGTCAGCACAACTGTTCGTAGCTTCCCGCGCGATATGCTCTTTGAGCAAGACCCCGTGCAAATCCTCGATGCTTTACTTCCGCTTTACCTCAACAACCAACTTTTACGCGCACTACAAGAAGCCGCAGCCAGCGAACTTGCAGCCAGAATGACCGCGATGAATAACGCTAGCGATAATGCTAGCGAACTTATTGATACCCTGACGCTGTCATACAATAAAGCACGCCAAGCTGCAATTACACAAGAAATTCTCGAAGTTGTTGGCGGTGCACAAGCACTAGGATAA